Proteins encoded in a region of the Teredinibacter purpureus genome:
- a CDS encoding protein phosphatase CheZ, whose product MEKTIQSHDEEFLSQLQDCATQLVEKLQGDDYDEASKLIHGLVEARDKHIFNSVGQLTRALHEAIVNFHVDADLDSEPPEVNASEIRDASSRLNYVIDMTQKAADQTMDKVEAIAPIAMSLGQEATRLRDEWKRLKRREITKEEFKGLYNQMGEFLEQMDDGTQQLNKSLQDIILEQGFQDLTGQVLRKVISLVTNVEDELVNLMRIAGQVENVTGMASDGLDKDKLKTIDNIVAEGPQIHAEERDDVVSGQDDVDDLLSSLGF is encoded by the coding sequence ATGGAAAAAACGATTCAGAGCCATGATGAGGAGTTCCTGTCGCAACTGCAAGATTGCGCAACTCAGCTGGTTGAAAAGTTACAGGGCGATGACTACGACGAAGCGTCTAAGCTTATACACGGTTTAGTAGAAGCAAGAGACAAACACATATTTAATAGCGTTGGGCAATTAACCCGAGCGCTGCACGAAGCCATTGTAAATTTTCATGTCGATGCAGATCTAGATTCCGAACCTCCCGAGGTCAACGCATCGGAAATACGAGATGCGTCTAGTCGATTGAACTACGTTATCGATATGACCCAAAAAGCCGCCGATCAAACAATGGATAAGGTTGAAGCGATAGCCCCAATTGCCATGAGCTTAGGGCAAGAGGCAACTCGACTACGAGACGAATGGAAAAGACTAAAAAGGCGCGAAATAACCAAAGAGGAGTTTAAGGGCCTGTATAACCAAATGGGCGAATTCCTCGAACAAATGGATGACGGCACGCAACAACTTAATAAATCTTTGCAAGATATTATTCTTGAACAGGGCTTCCAGGATTTGACTGGGCAAGTATTGCGCAAAGTGATTAGTTTGGTAACCAATGTTGAAGATGAGTTGGTTAACTTGATGAGAATTGCCGGGCAAGTAGAAAATGTTACCGGCATGGCAAGTGATGGGTTGGATAAAGATAAATTAAAAACTATTGATAATATCGTTGCAGAAGGCCCGCAAATACACGCGGAAGAGCGGGATGATGTGGTGTCCGGCCAAGACGATGTAGACGATTTGTTATCAAGTTTAGGTTTCTAA
- the cheY gene encoding chemotaxis response regulator CheY has protein sequence MDKNMKILIVDDFSTMRRIIKNLLRDLGFTNTQEADDGTTALPMLRSGDFDFLVTDWNMPGMTGIDLLKEVRADAKLVSLPVLMVTAEAKRDQIIEAAQAGVNGYVVKPFTAQVLKEKIDKIFERVDG, from the coding sequence TTGGATAAAAATATGAAAATCCTCATTGTGGACGACTTTTCGACGATGAGGCGAATCATTAAAAATCTTCTTCGAGATTTAGGCTTCACTAACACTCAAGAAGCCGACGATGGTACTACGGCCTTACCCATGTTACGTAGCGGCGATTTTGATTTTCTAGTGACGGACTGGAATATGCCGGGCATGACAGGTATCGATCTTCTTAAAGAGGTTAGGGCCGATGCAAAACTTGTGAGCCTACCTGTATTAATGGTGACAGCGGAGGCGAAACGCGATCAAATTATTGAAGCTGCTCAAGCTGGCGTAAATGGCTATGTGGTTAAACCCTTCACCGCACAAGTACTAAAAGAAAAGATAGATAAAATCTTTGAGCGTGTAGACGGCTAA
- a CDS encoding RNA polymerase sigma factor FliA: MTYEQTQDASIQIKVEDYLNLVHRIAHHIMARMPSSVQIDDLMQAGMVGLLEASQKYDATKGASFETYAGIRIRGAIVDEMRRGDWAPRSVHRNARRVAEAIKVLEAQLGRDAKDSEIAAQLDMSLDEYHDILRDSTSARLFSLEETFDEDEPRTAQPALGSPFVGPAEGAQKEALRRSLAEAIRGLPEREQLVLSLYYEQELNLKEIGQVLSVSESRVSQIHSQAALRLRARLTDWQQS, from the coding sequence AAACGCAGGATGCGAGCATTCAAATAAAGGTTGAAGATTACCTGAATCTGGTGCATCGCATTGCGCATCACATTATGGCCCGAATGCCATCTAGCGTTCAGATCGATGATCTAATGCAAGCGGGTATGGTTGGCTTGCTTGAAGCATCACAAAAATATGACGCCACTAAAGGCGCGAGCTTTGAAACGTATGCCGGTATTCGTATTCGAGGCGCAATTGTCGACGAGATGCGTCGTGGAGATTGGGCACCCAGATCCGTTCATAGGAATGCACGTAGAGTAGCAGAAGCCATTAAAGTGCTCGAAGCTCAGTTGGGGCGTGACGCCAAAGACAGTGAAATAGCGGCGCAGTTAGACATGTCATTAGACGAATACCACGATATTTTACGTGACAGCACCTCAGCACGTTTATTCAGTTTAGAAGAAACTTTTGACGAAGACGAGCCACGTACAGCACAGCCAGCACTGGGAAGTCCCTTCGTAGGCCCCGCCGAAGGCGCACAAAAAGAAGCATTGCGCCGCTCATTAGCCGAGGCGATTAGAGGATTGCCCGAGCGAGAACAGCTGGTTCTGTCGCTCTATTACGAACAAGAACTGAACTTAAAAGAGATTGGGCAGGTGTTATCGGTATCGGAATCACGTGTTAGTCAAATCCATAGCCAAGCAGCTTTGCGATTAAGGGCGCGACTAACGGACTGGCAACAATCGTAG